The Dokdonia donghaensis DSW-1 DNA window AAAAGACCGAAAAATATAGAGCTAAGTTTCTTATTGAAACATTAGAAAATCTAAAAGCAAATCTAGATAAGCTCAATATCACCTTGCTAGTATATAACCACAAGCCCGAAGAGCATATAACCACCGTAGTTGAAAGTTATAAAGTTACGAGCTTATATTCTCAAAAAGAGTGGACGGCAGAAGAGGTGAAAGTTACAAACGCTGTAGAGCGCGCAATACCCCAAGTAAAACACGAGGAGGTATATGATCAGTTTCTATTTCACCCAGATGATATTCCCTTCAATACCATAACAGAGGTTCCTAAAATCTTTACGCAGTTTAGAAAAAAGTGCGAGAAAGAAAGTAATGTGAGACCTATCTTCAAAGAGCTTACGGCACTACCGCAAGAAAATAACTTAAATACCATAACTCCTATACCTACACTAGAAGACTTAGGATTAGATACCTTTGTAAAAGATCACCGCACAGCTTTCCCTTGGGAAGGTGGAGAAGATGCTGCTTGGGCTCGTCTTAATGACTATTTCTGGACCACACAAAAGCTTGCTTATTATAAGAAAACCCGTAACGGTCTTATAGGTGAAGGTTATAGTTCTAAGCTCTCTGCCTGGCTTGCAAATGGCTCTATATCTGCACGACAGATTTATTGGGAGGTAAAAAGATTTGAAAAAGAAGTCAAAAAGAATCAAGACACCTACTGGCTCATTTTTGAACTTATATGGAGAGATTATTTTAAGTACGTCTCTCTTAAACACGGTAACAACATTTTTAAAATAGGCGGTATTCTCAATAAAGAATACGACTGGAAGCATAATAATAAAGCGCAACGCGAGTGGATTAATGGGAGCACAAAATATGATTTTGTAAACGCAAATATGATCGAGCTCAAAGAGACAGGCTGGATGTCTAACCGCGGTCGTCAAAATGTTGCAAGCTTTTGGGCAAAAGAGCAAGAGCAAGATTGGCGTGTAGGCGCAGCATATTTTGAAAGCATACTCATAGATTATGACGTGCACAGCAACTGGGGCAACTGGATGTATAATGCGGGAGTAGGTAATGACCCCCGTGACCGTAAATTTAATATTAAGAGGCAGCAAGATATGTATGATGGAAGCGGGAAATATGTCAGACTATGGACGCAGGAAGAACTTTTTTAAATGAAAAAATTACGACTCATACTAGGCGACCAGCTCAATCATACACACTCTTGGTATCAAGAGCAGGACGATGAGGTGGTGTACTTTATGGCAGAAATGCGCCAAGAAACAGACTATGTAAAACACCATATTCAAAAGGTAGTTGCCTTTTTTATGGCTATGCGCGAGTTTACAAGCTGGCTACAAGAGCGAGGTCATACGGTCGTTTATTACCAGCTAGATGATGCTCGTAACACACAAAGTCTTACAGAAAATCTTGAACAGCTTATAGTCCAGTATGACATTGAGCAGTTTGAGTATCAATTACCAGACGAGTATAGACTAGATGAGTTATTAGTACGCTTTCGCGAAAGCGTAAACATTCCCGTACAATCTTGCGACACAGAGCATTTTATGAGTTCGCGCACAGATTTGCAAGAGTTCTTCAAAGGGAAAAAGCAATTTACAATGGAATACTTCTACCGTATGATGCGCAAGAGGTACGACATTATGATAATAAATGACAAGGATCCAGAAGGTGGAAAGTGGAATTTTGACCACAGTAACCGCAATAAGTGGAAGGGTGAGACCCTCATCCCACACGAGCGTGGTTTTAGAAAAGATGCACGAGAGATTGTCGAGCTACTAGAAAAAGAAGGAGTAAAAACCATAGGCCGCATTACCGAAAAGCACTTTAACTGGCCCACCAGCAGGGCAGACGGCCTTTCTGTGTTGAGGTATTTTTGCGAGAACTTATTAGTACATTTTGGCGACTATCAAGACGCTATGGATCCAGATCAAGCATACCTGTATCATAGCAGGTTAAGCTTTGCGATGAATAGTAAACTCCTAGATCCTCAAGAAGTAATAGAGACCGTT harbors:
- a CDS encoding cryptochrome/photolyase family protein produces the protein MKKLRLILGDQLNHTHSWYQEQDDEVVYFMAEMRQETDYVKHHIQKVVAFFMAMREFTSWLQERGHTVVYYQLDDARNTQSLTENLEQLIVQYDIEQFEYQLPDEYRLDELLVRFRESVNIPVQSCDTEHFMSSRTDLQEFFKGKKQFTMEYFYRMMRKRYDIMIINDKDPEGGKWNFDHSNRNKWKGETLIPHERGFRKDAREIVELLEKEGVKTIGRITEKHFNWPTSRADGLSVLRYFCENLLVHFGDYQDAMDPDQAYLYHSRLSFAMNSKLLDPQEVIETVIDYWRDNSEEISISQVEGFVRQILGWREYMRGMYWMQMPEFATVNTLENTNDLPDFYWTGKTKMNCLSCSINNSLDNAYAHHIQRLMVTGNYALLTMCDPSQVDKWYLGIYIDAIEWVEITNTRGMSQWADGGKIATKPYVSSGSYINKMSNYCKGCHYKVSKKTGEDACPFNALYWNFLSEKRAHFENNNRMNMMLSLLDKMDKKTLQAHQERAQDIIEHPENY
- a CDS encoding DASH family cryptochrome, encoding MDTALVWFRNNLRVQDNASLMAAIATGKRVVGVYYFDPRHYEEGDFGFKKTEKYRAKFLIETLENLKANLDKLNITLLVYNHKPEEHITTVVESYKVTSLYSQKEWTAEEVKVTNAVERAIPQVKHEEVYDQFLFHPDDIPFNTITEVPKIFTQFRKKCEKESNVRPIFKELTALPQENNLNTITPIPTLEDLGLDTFVKDHRTAFPWEGGEDAAWARLNDYFWTTQKLAYYKKTRNGLIGEGYSSKLSAWLANGSISARQIYWEVKRFEKEVKKNQDTYWLIFELIWRDYFKYVSLKHGNNIFKIGGILNKEYDWKHNNKAQREWINGSTKYDFVNANMIELKETGWMSNRGRQNVASFWAKEQEQDWRVGAAYFESILIDYDVHSNWGNWMYNAGVGNDPRDRKFNIKRQQDMYDGSGKYVRLWTQEELF